From a region of the Methanoculleus receptaculi genome:
- the istA gene encoding IS21 family transposase, whose translation MFTVEEFLMIRDLHHQGLNISQISRETGYHRNTVRKYLAAQTVPIPASRRTRPSKLDPYKAYIQQRIRDYPLSAARIYREIQEMGFNGKYTIVKDYIREIRPPTRVPAVFRYETEPGVQAQVDWGECGHLDVDGRRRKLYCFSMILGYSRMRYAVFTLSTDTSTLIQCHLNAFEYFGGYTEEILYDNIKTVVLKRALRAGDHQWNPKFEDFFSHHGFIPRLCKPYCPQTKGKIENTIGYVKRDFLLGGTFSSLDDMNRQLLQWCNRVNAEPHGTTHEIPVERLQQENLKPLIGIPPYRLRQEEHRKISREAYISYLGNRYSVPYRFAGREAILEIQRDQMTVRVGTEIICSHTIVPGHARIIREKEHFSGLLAEVMRCNAQSETASRPLFRMVGPEVEHRPLSVYEGFSGEVQL comes from the coding sequence ATGTTCACTGTGGAGGAATTTCTCATGATCCGCGACTTGCATCATCAGGGGCTGAACATCAGCCAGATCTCCCGGGAGACGGGATATCATCGAAACACAGTGCGAAAATATCTTGCTGCCCAAACCGTGCCAATACCGGCTTCCCGCAGGACACGACCGAGCAAACTCGATCCATACAAGGCGTACATTCAGCAGCGCATCCGCGACTACCCCCTGAGCGCCGCCCGGATCTACCGCGAGATCCAGGAGATGGGATTTAACGGAAAGTACACCATCGTCAAGGACTACATCCGGGAGATCCGGCCACCCACGCGTGTACCGGCGGTCTTCCGGTATGAGACCGAACCCGGTGTCCAGGCGCAGGTGGACTGGGGTGAGTGCGGACATCTGGATGTCGATGGACGGCGGAGGAAACTGTACTGCTTCAGCATGATCCTCGGCTATTCGCGAATGCGGTATGCGGTCTTCACCCTCTCCACAGATACCTCCACCCTCATCCAGTGCCACCTCAATGCCTTCGAATACTTCGGCGGGTATACCGAGGAGATCCTGTATGACAACATCAAAACGGTGGTCCTCAAACGGGCGCTCCGCGCCGGCGACCACCAGTGGAACCCGAAGTTCGAGGACTTCTTCTCGCATCATGGGTTCATTCCCCGGCTCTGCAAACCCTACTGTCCCCAGACCAAAGGGAAGATTGAAAATACCATTGGCTACGTTAAACGCGACTTCCTCCTCGGAGGAACCTTCTCATCCCTCGACGACATGAACCGGCAGCTCCTGCAGTGGTGCAACCGGGTCAACGCCGAACCCCACGGCACCACCCACGAGATCCCGGTTGAACGGCTGCAACAGGAGAACCTCAAGCCCCTGATCGGGATCCCGCCCTACCGGCTGCGCCAGGAAGAGCACCGGAAGATCTCGCGTGAAGCGTACATCTCCTATCTTGGCAACCGCTACTCGGTGCCCTACCGATTCGCCGGGAGAGAGGCGATTCTGGAGATCCAGCGCGATCAGATGACCGTCAGGGTCGGCACCGAGATCATCTGCTCGCATACCATCGTTCCCGGGCATGCCCGGATCATCCGGGAGAAGGAACACTTCTCCGGCCTTCTTGCCGAGGTCATGCGCTGTAACGCTCAATCGGAAACGGCCTCACGGCCGCTCTTCCGGATGGTCGGCCCTGAGGTTGAACACCGACCGCTCTCGGTTTATGAGGGGTTCTCCGGGGAGGTGCAGTTATGA
- the dcd gene encoding dCTP deaminase has protein sequence MILVDWQIEDWIRRGHIKVEPYDPDLIQPNSLDIRLGSHFVWYVPGDMVIDPFEKETIFAGTEETVADSIVLAPGQFLLGETLESIDLPDDIVASIEGKSSIARLGVELHQTGGWIDAGFRGTITLEMCNVNSRPVRVYAGMAIGQLVFYHTDRAARPYYMKKDAKYINQRQATLSRYHENARRT, from the coding sequence ATGATTCTTGTCGACTGGCAGATAGAGGACTGGATCAGGCGGGGGCATATAAAGGTTGAACCATATGATCCCGACCTGATCCAGCCAAACTCGCTGGATATCAGGCTTGGGTCGCACTTTGTCTGGTACGTTCCGGGGGATATGGTGATCGATCCTTTTGAGAAGGAGACCATCTTCGCGGGGACTGAGGAGACCGTGGCCGACTCTATTGTACTTGCGCCTGGTCAGTTCCTGCTTGGCGAGACGCTGGAGTCGATCGACCTTCCCGACGATATCGTGGCAAGCATCGAGGGAAAGAGCAGCATCGCACGCCTGGGGGTCGAACTCCACCAGACGGGAGGCTGGATCGATGCGGGGTTCCGGGGGACGATCACGCTTGAGATGTGCAACGTGAACTCCAGACCGGTGCGGGTCTACGCCGGGATGGCGATCGGACAGCTGGTCTTCTACCACACCGACCGTGCCGCGCGCCCCTACTACATGAAGAAGGATGCAAAGTATATAAACCAGCGGCAGGCGACGCTCTCCCGCTACCATGAGAACGCGCGCCGCACCTGA
- a CDS encoding threonine--tRNA ligase, whose protein sequence is MRLLLIHSDHIEYEARKKTKAAEEDAVLKDGLDEALAVFCAVESLDEENIDDAVRQAVEEIVNTARQLGTTNIMIYPYAHLSSDLASPEVAVSALRNIEEALREQEDGFVVRRAPFGWYKAFSLSCKGHPLSELSRTIVPGGGVAAAAKKEIEHEFFVITPEGERRDAADYAAGNTPFACLVQKEIGYAGQEGVEPAHVDLMRAKELVDYEPRSDVGHLRWMPRGKLIRDLLADYVLSQVLDYGAMPVETPVMYDLADKAIAEHAARFGERQYRFKSGNRDMMLRFAACFGMFSIMNSMHISPNTLPMKLYELSTYSFRHEQKGEVIGLKRLRAFTMPDMHTLCLDMDDALAAFEEQLAMGWKSGRDLETPLVGVFRCTRDFFEQYEPWVKKIVANSGVPMLIDILSERSHYWIAKADLAAIDAQGRPIENPTVQIDIESARRFDISYYTPEGQEIHPPILHCSPTGSIERVICAMLENTATQEVPSFPTWLAPTQVRLVPVAERHVWFAEDIAGRLKAAGIRVDIDDRDESVNRKVREAGMDWVPYVVMIGDLEAETGRLTVTIRRLSEKKRPCRETMTESELIQAVRMETDGKPFRPLYTPGCLSRRPRFI, encoded by the coding sequence ATGCGACTTCTTCTGATCCACTCTGATCATATCGAGTATGAGGCACGGAAGAAGACGAAGGCCGCCGAAGAGGATGCCGTCCTGAAGGACGGACTCGATGAGGCGCTTGCTGTCTTCTGCGCGGTAGAGTCTCTCGACGAGGAGAATATCGATGATGCCGTCCGGCAGGCGGTCGAGGAGATCGTCAACACAGCCAGGCAACTCGGCACGACCAATATAATGATCTACCCCTACGCACACCTCTCCTCCGACCTGGCGTCACCGGAGGTGGCGGTTAGCGCTCTCCGGAATATTGAGGAGGCGCTCCGGGAGCAGGAGGACGGTTTTGTTGTGAGAAGGGCGCCTTTTGGCTGGTATAAGGCGTTCTCTCTCTCCTGTAAGGGTCATCCGCTGTCCGAGCTCTCAAGGACGATCGTCCCGGGGGGAGGGGTTGCGGCCGCCGCAAAGAAGGAGATCGAGCATGAGTTCTTCGTCATCACACCCGAGGGCGAGCGCCGGGACGCCGCTGACTACGCGGCTGGAAATACGCCGTTTGCCTGCCTTGTCCAGAAGGAGATCGGTTACGCTGGGCAGGAAGGGGTCGAGCCGGCCCACGTTGATCTGATGCGGGCGAAGGAACTTGTGGATTATGAACCGCGCTCGGACGTCGGCCACCTCCGCTGGATGCCCCGGGGCAAGTTGATCCGCGACCTTCTTGCCGATTATGTCCTCTCGCAGGTGCTCGATTACGGTGCGATGCCGGTGGAGACCCCGGTGATGTATGACCTCGCGGATAAGGCTATTGCGGAGCATGCCGCCAGGTTCGGGGAGCGGCAGTACCGGTTCAAGAGCGGCAACCGTGATATGATGCTGCGGTTTGCGGCGTGTTTCGGCATGTTCTCCATCATGAACAGCATGCACATCTCGCCAAACACTCTGCCAATGAAACTCTACGAGCTCTCGACATACTCGTTCCGCCACGAGCAGAAGGGCGAGGTTATCGGGCTAAAACGTCTCCGCGCTTTCACGATGCCTGATATGCACACACTCTGCCTGGACATGGATGATGCGCTTGCGGCGTTCGAGGAGCAACTGGCGATGGGCTGGAAGAGCGGCCGCGACCTCGAGACGCCGCTTGTCGGGGTCTTCAGGTGCACCCGGGACTTCTTTGAGCAGTATGAACCCTGGGTGAAGAAGATCGTCGCAAATTCGGGGGTGCCGATGCTGATCGATATCCTCTCTGAGCGGAGCCATTACTGGATCGCGAAGGCGGACCTTGCGGCGATCGATGCGCAGGGCAGGCCGATCGAGAACCCGACCGTCCAGATCGATATAGAGAGCGCCAGGCGGTTCGATATCAGTTACTACACACCTGAGGGACAAGAGATCCATCCTCCAATCCTCCACTGCTCGCCGACGGGTTCGATCGAACGGGTGATCTGCGCAATGCTCGAGAACACCGCGACCCAGGAGGTGCCATCGTTCCCGACCTGGCTTGCGCCGACCCAGGTGCGGCTGGTACCGGTGGCAGAGCGGCACGTCTGGTTTGCCGAGGATATAGCCGGCCGGCTGAAGGCGGCAGGCATCCGGGTTGACATCGACGACCGGGACGAGAGTGTGAACAGGAAGGTCCGGGAGGCCGGGATGGACTGGGTGCCCTACGTCGTTATGATCGGCGACCTGGAGGCCGAGACCGGCAGGCTCACGGTCACCATCAGGAGGCTCTCGGAGAAGAAACGACCATGCCGGGAGACGATGACCGAGAGCGAACTCATCCAGGCGGTGAGAATGGAGACCGACGGGAAACCGTTCCGCCCGCTCTACACGCCGGGCTGCCTCTCGAGGAGGCCACGGTTCATTTGA
- a CDS encoding B12-binding domain-containing radical SAM protein encodes MKIPDGDCRIVLTADRTLMSDYHHNEFLGFGACAPPNVLPNWFYKWLFFPPIKTEGGVPVAAPYGLRKIEGELALEGFDAVVVDPDHLGKYLENAKVLSVYVMDPFGLGPASSTFAFFLQKEPFLAEYFRKLMSSKEIKEAKERGLKVILGGPGVWQFKYRPEFARKYGIDCIIEGEGEKVIGKIVRAALNDENLPEYYEVPPEEVPSLEEIPGIIAPSINEFVEIGRGCCRGCRFCNVTLRPLRWYPYEKILKEIEVNRKTGNGVCLHAEDVMLYGSRNTIPDAEKLTRLHEIVSDKCDGIGWSHCSLAAVASSPKLFSQVAEIILQKQSWWGAEVGIETGSAELAKKIMPAKAHPFKVEEWPEVIRTGMGLMHDNMLVPACTLIVGGPEETEDDLIKTIEMMDDLRDIRSLIVPLFFVPMGRFRDEEWFDETEMNSLHQELLLMCLRHDLYWADSLIDLSIGRDWPGKLRTSFYKLFLELVKRRIEREGVEI; translated from the coding sequence TTGAAGATACCTGATGGAGATTGCAGGATTGTCCTGACCGCGGATCGCACTCTCATGAGCGATTATCATCATAACGAATTTCTGGGGTTTGGAGCATGCGCCCCACCAAACGTCCTCCCAAACTGGTTTTATAAGTGGCTCTTCTTCCCGCCCATAAAGACAGAGGGCGGAGTGCCAGTCGCTGCACCATATGGTCTGCGGAAGATCGAGGGCGAACTGGCACTGGAAGGGTTTGATGCGGTGGTGGTCGATCCCGACCATCTGGGCAAATACCTTGAGAATGCAAAAGTTCTGAGCGTATATGTCATGGATCCTTTCGGTCTGGGCCCGGCATCAAGCACCTTCGCCTTCTTCCTTCAGAAAGAACCGTTCCTGGCCGAGTATTTCCGTAAATTGATGAGCAGCAAAGAGATAAAAGAGGCAAAAGAGCGCGGCCTCAAGGTTATCCTCGGCGGCCCCGGCGTCTGGCAGTTCAAATATAGGCCTGAGTTCGCCAGGAAGTATGGGATTGACTGCATCATTGAGGGCGAAGGTGAGAAGGTCATTGGAAAGATTGTCCGGGCTGCACTGAACGACGAAAACCTCCCAGAATATTATGAGGTACCTCCTGAAGAGGTTCCATCTCTGGAAGAGATACCGGGGATCATCGCCCCCTCTATCAACGAGTTCGTTGAGATCGGCCGTGGGTGTTGCAGAGGGTGCAGGTTCTGCAACGTAACCCTGAGGCCTTTGAGGTGGTACCCATACGAAAAGATCCTGAAAGAGATTGAGGTAAACCGAAAGACCGGAAACGGTGTCTGCCTTCATGCCGAGGACGTGATGCTCTACGGCTCAAGGAACACCATTCCAGACGCCGAGAAACTCACCAGACTTCACGAGATTGTCTCGGATAAGTGCGATGGGATAGGATGGAGCCACTGCTCTCTTGCGGCGGTCGCATCGAGCCCGAAACTCTTCTCGCAGGTTGCCGAGATCATACTCCAGAAACAGTCCTGGTGGGGTGCCGAGGTCGGTATAGAGACCGGTTCCGCGGAACTGGCAAAGAAGATTATGCCTGCAAAAGCCCATCCATTCAAGGTCGAGGAGTGGCCGGAAGTCATCCGCACCGGGATGGGCCTGATGCACGACAACATGCTGGTGCCGGCATGCACCCTGATCGTGGGCGGGCCGGAGGAGACTGAGGACGATCTCATCAAGACCATAGAGATGATGGACGATCTCAGGGATATCAGAAGCCTGATCGTGCCCTTATTCTTCGTTCCGATGGGCAGGTTCAGGGATGAGGAGTGGTTTGATGAGACTGAGATGAACAGCCTCCACCAGGAACTTCTGTTAATGTGTTTGAGGCATGACCTCTACTGGGCAGACAGCCTGATCGATCTCTCGATCGGGCGAGACTGGCCCGGCAAACTCAGGACCTCCTTCTATAAACTCTTTTTAGAGCTGGTCAAACGGAGGATAGAACGTGAAGGGGTAGAGATCTGA
- a CDS encoding RNA methyltransferase — MPEISIVLVEPLYDGNVGFTARVMKNFGFGRLVLVNPCALGDDAIMRASHARDVLDSARRMTIDEVYREFDFVVATTGEVSKSVCTPMRMPYYTPAEVREIIADIDGSVAILFGRENWGLSNAELERANLICTIPTSEVYPILNLSHAVGILCYELADLPRGTYLLAGPVEMESLYSHIDAFLDRIEHPDFKRENTLTLIRRVLGRTKLTTREVSTLHGLMRRAEWHLENKE, encoded by the coding sequence ATGCCAGAGATCTCTATCGTCCTGGTCGAACCCCTTTACGATGGGAATGTCGGGTTTACCGCAAGGGTGATGAAGAACTTCGGTTTCGGCCGTCTGGTGCTTGTCAACCCCTGCGCGCTTGGCGATGATGCCATCATGCGCGCATCCCATGCTCGCGACGTCCTTGATTCCGCCCGGCGGATGACGATCGACGAGGTCTACCGTGAGTTCGACTTTGTTGTCGCGACAACCGGTGAGGTGAGCAAATCGGTCTGCACCCCGATGCGGATGCCCTACTACACGCCGGCGGAGGTCAGGGAGATCATCGCAGATATCGATGGATCGGTCGCGATCCTCTTTGGGAGGGAGAACTGGGGACTCTCGAACGCCGAACTTGAGCGCGCCAACCTGATCTGCACCATCCCCACATCGGAGGTCTACCCCATCCTTAACCTCTCCCACGCTGTTGGTATCCTCTGCTACGAACTTGCCGACCTGCCGCGCGGGACGTATCTGCTGGCCGGGCCAGTCGAGATGGAGTCGCTCTACAGTCACATAGACGCGTTTCTCGACCGGATCGAACACCCGGATTTCAAGCGGGAGAACACGCTGACACTCATCCGCCGTGTGCTTGGCCGGACTAAACTGACGACCCGTGAGGTGAGCACGCTGCACGGGTTGATGCGGCGGGCGGAGTGGCATCTCGAAAACAAGGAATAG
- the istB gene encoding IS21-like element helper ATPase IstB, with product MSALIYERVHDNLNRLKLTTIEALLDNYLEIAAKEEWSTLELLDCLLDQEVKSKEERALEFRMRLAAFPMEKRLEDFDVSFQPSLDPAVIRDLASLRFVHHAENVVFLGPPGVGKTHLALALGHEAVKQGFRVSYVNASSLIERLMKANRENKLEERIKALTKFHLLIIDEMGYLPFDSEGAHCFFSLISRRYEKSSTIFTSNKSYGEWGEIFGDHVIAAAVLDRILHHCTTINIKGDSYRLKERRKQGLFSNTLPG from the coding sequence ATGAGTGCCCTGATCTACGAGCGGGTGCATGATAATCTGAATCGTCTGAAGTTGACGACGATCGAGGCGCTCCTGGATAACTACCTCGAAATCGCCGCAAAGGAGGAGTGGTCAACCCTGGAACTCCTCGACTGTCTCCTGGATCAGGAGGTGAAGAGTAAAGAGGAGCGTGCTCTTGAGTTCCGGATGCGGCTGGCCGCGTTTCCCATGGAAAAGAGACTCGAGGATTTCGATGTCAGTTTTCAACCCTCTCTCGATCCCGCGGTGATTCGGGATCTGGCGTCTCTGCGGTTTGTCCATCACGCGGAGAATGTTGTCTTCCTGGGGCCTCCGGGAGTGGGGAAGACCCATCTGGCTCTGGCTCTCGGTCACGAGGCGGTGAAACAGGGGTTCCGGGTCTCCTATGTGAATGCATCCAGTCTCATTGAGCGGCTGATGAAAGCGAACCGGGAGAACAAACTTGAAGAGCGGATTAAGGCGCTCACGAAGTTTCATCTCCTGATCATCGATGAGATGGGATACTTGCCGTTCGACAGCGAAGGTGCCCACTGTTTCTTCAGTCTGATCTCAAGGCGGTATGAGAAGTCATCGACGATCTTCACCTCGAACAAGTCCTACGGGGAGTGGGGGGAGATCTTCGGTGACCATGTGATCGCTGCAGCGGTGCTGGATAGGATCCTCCATCATTGTACGACGATTAACATCAAAGGCGACAGCTACCGCCTGAAAGAACGGCGGAAACAGGGGCTCTTCTCCAATACGCTTCCGGGATGA
- a CDS encoding DUF7557 family protein, with protein MVTTIQLKPETKARLDDVKLHPRETYDETLNRLLDMAFDPEPLSEESMRRIEEALEDIRADRVRPFEEYVQERGL; from the coding sequence ATGGTGACGACGATCCAACTCAAACCCGAGACCAAGGCTCGCCTGGACGATGTAAAACTCCACCCACGAGAAACCTACGACGAGACTTTGAACCGTCTCCTGGATATGGCATTTGATCCGGAACCGCTTTCCGAAGAGTCCATGAGGAGAATTGAAGAAGCCCTTGAAGACATTCGGGCCGACAGAGTTCGTCCTTTCGAGGAATATGTTCAGGAACGAGGCCTATGA
- a CDS encoding phosphoglycerol geranylgeranyltransferase, translating into MHANWKTWTHVTKLDPDKRLPPGAVEEIATSGTDALMLSGTLNVTRENLLELLDQVSLYGLPVVVEPASPDCAIFDGGVDHLFVPSVLNTDDVRWIVGKHYTWLLSNGDGIKWDMVVPEAYIVLNPDSAVGRVTGADCNLSAREVSAFAQVADRYFRFPIVYIEYSGRYGDPRVVQAAAGAVHDAIIYYGGGIRSAKQAAEMGRYADTIVVGNAVYEEGIEVLRATVRAVH; encoded by the coding sequence ATGCACGCCAACTGGAAGACGTGGACCCACGTGACAAAACTGGATCCCGATAAACGCCTCCCCCCCGGAGCCGTTGAGGAGATCGCAACAAGCGGAACCGATGCCCTTATGCTCTCGGGCACGCTGAACGTGACACGAGAGAACCTCCTTGAACTGCTTGACCAGGTCTCCCTTTACGGGCTGCCGGTGGTGGTCGAGCCGGCGAGCCCCGACTGCGCCATATTCGACGGCGGGGTCGACCACCTCTTTGTGCCGAGCGTGCTGAACACAGACGACGTCCGCTGGATCGTCGGGAAACACTACACCTGGCTCCTCAGCAACGGCGATGGCATAAAATGGGATATGGTTGTGCCGGAGGCCTACATAGTCCTCAACCCGGACTCGGCGGTCGGCCGGGTGACAGGGGCGGACTGCAACCTCTCTGCGAGGGAGGTGTCAGCGTTTGCACAGGTGGCTGACCGTTACTTCAGGTTCCCGATCGTCTACATCGAGTACAGCGGGAGATACGGGGATCCGCGGGTCGTGCAGGCGGCGGCCGGAGCGGTCCATGATGCCATCATCTACTACGGCGGGGGGATACGTTCGGCCAAACAGGCTGCTGAGATGGGTCGGTATGCCGACACCATCGTTGTAGGAAACGCGGTCTACGAGGAAGGGATCGAGGTGCTCCGGGCGACTGTCCGGGCGGTGCACTGA
- a CDS encoding DNA methyltransferase yields MIANEEEQAEVRSARVLLPTIPGQVTPDTPLESLNLNWRERDLPEKERTKHVHRLHPYLGKFIPQLTEVFLRKYFGRGQTVLDPFVGSGTTLVQANELGINSIGYDISAFNVLLCRAKTAHYDISEMQREVLDILARVKAATQISSSQRSLTGEVIETLSISGMDNEYLQQWFAPRALSELLTYRSFIETGDYQYTDLLKVILSRAARSARLTTHFDLDFPKRPVTEPYWCYKHSRICSPTEEAFKFLNRYSKDTIKRVKQFQEIRTDASVQLFHEDSRKATYPENNGIFTSPPYVGLIDYHEQHAYAYHLLGLQDMRESEIGAASNGSSMKAQERYKKDIAEVFCRASEFMPAGSRIIVVANDRANLYGDVADMVGVEVEGIINRCVNRRTGRRSGEFYESIFVWRKC; encoded by the coding sequence ATGATTGCGAATGAGGAAGAGCAAGCGGAGGTCCGTTCGGCCCGCGTGCTGCTACCCACCATCCCCGGTCAGGTGACCCCGGATACACCTCTGGAGTCACTAAACCTGAACTGGCGAGAGAGGGACCTGCCTGAAAAGGAGAGGACCAAACATGTTCACCGGCTACACCCCTACCTCGGGAAGTTTATACCACAGTTGACCGAGGTTTTTCTACGCAAATACTTCGGGCGGGGTCAAACGGTGCTGGACCCTTTCGTGGGCTCTGGCACAACGCTTGTTCAGGCAAACGAACTCGGCATAAATTCCATCGGTTACGATATATCGGCTTTTAACGTTCTCCTCTGCCGGGCAAAAACAGCGCATTATGATATCTCTGAGATGCAGAGAGAGGTGTTGGATATACTCGCAAGAGTGAAAGCCGCTACCCAGATCAGTTCGTCACAGCGTTCCCTGACCGGCGAGGTGATCGAGACGCTCTCGATATCCGGGATGGACAACGAGTACCTCCAGCAGTGGTTTGCCCCACGTGCGCTGAGCGAACTGCTGACGTATCGCTCATTCATTGAGACGGGAGACTATCAGTATACGGATCTGCTCAAGGTCATACTCTCGCGGGCAGCGCGTTCCGCACGGTTAACGACACACTTTGATCTGGACTTTCCGAAAAGGCCCGTTACCGAACCATACTGGTGCTATAAACATTCAAGAATCTGTTCTCCAACCGAGGAGGCATTCAAGTTCCTCAATAGATACAGTAAGGACACGATCAAAAGGGTAAAGCAATTCCAGGAAATTCGCACGGATGCGTCGGTGCAGTTATTTCATGAGGACTCACGTAAAGCCACCTATCCAGAGAATAACGGTATTTTTACAAGCCCGCCGTACGTTGGCCTGATCGACTATCACGAACAGCACGCTTATGCCTACCACCTCCTCGGTTTGCAGGACATGCGCGAATCTGAGATTGGGGCTGCGTCCAATGGTTCCAGCATGAAGGCGCAGGAACGGTACAAAAAAGATATCGCAGAGGTATTCTGCCGCGCATCGGAGTTCATGCCTGCAGGAAGCAGAATAATTGTTGTAGCCAACGATCGGGCTAACCTCTACGGTGATGTTGCGGATATGGTTGGTGTTGAGGTTGAGGGTATCATAAACCGGTGCGTCAATCGTCGTACCGGGAGACGGTCGGGAGAGTTTTATGAATCAATCTTCGTCTGGCGTAAATGTTGA